A section of the Methanosarcina mazei S-6 genome encodes:
- the ltrA gene encoding group II intron reverse transcriptase/maturase — protein sequence MNVREPEITSVTDLTDKELTQQWKIIDWKRVKEVVNNLQSRIASAAKSGNWKTVNKLSRLLTRSFYAKLLSIRKVTTNKGSRTPGIDGIIWSSSADKMRAALQLTNKGYRAKPLTRKYIRKKSGKLRPLSIPTMYDRAMQTLHSLVLGAIESAAGDKTSFGFKPYRSTKDAYAYLHLCLSKKVSPEWIVEGDIKACFDEISHNWILDNIPIDKRILKEFLKAGYIENYHLFPTEKGTPQGGPISPIIGNMSLNGLENALAMRFYSRSDGTIDKSHQNRRKVNYVRFADDLVVTADSPETALEIIDVIQAFLDPRGLKLSEEKTLVTNISEGFNFLGWNFRKYKGKLLPKPSKDSQKEIIKKIRDVLHKAKAWDQDRLIQTLNPIIRGWAEYHNHAVSSAIFNKLDEIVYNMLISWAKRRHSNKGFTWITTKYWHKSGKRKYVFCTELQTLERFSNAKIVRQRLASLNKNPFIDKEYFEQWKFMEYHRKKRITNPNSVLN from the coding sequence ATGAATGTAAGAGAACCAGAGATAACTTCGGTTACGGACCTTACAGACAAAGAACTCACTCAACAATGGAAAATTATTGATTGGAAAAGAGTGAAAGAAGTCGTTAATAACCTACAGTCTCGAATTGCAAGTGCAGCTAAGAGCGGAAATTGGAAAACCGTGAACAAACTCTCCCGTCTTCTGACCCGGTCCTTTTATGCCAAACTTCTTTCGATACGTAAAGTAACCACTAACAAGGGAAGTCGAACTCCTGGAATTGATGGCATCATTTGGTCATCGTCGGCAGATAAGATGCGTGCCGCTCTACAACTAACGAACAAAGGCTATCGTGCAAAACCATTAACACGGAAGTACATTCGAAAGAAGAGCGGTAAACTACGACCTCTTAGCATACCAACTATGTATGACAGAGCAATGCAAACTTTGCACTCTCTGGTGTTGGGCGCAATCGAATCTGCAGCAGGTGACAAAACTTCGTTTGGGTTTAAACCTTATCGTTCTACAAAAGATGCTTATGCCTACCTTCACCTCTGTTTAAGCAAGAAAGTTTCTCCTGAATGGATCGTTGAAGGTGACATTAAAGCTTGCTTTGATGAAATCAGCCATAACTGGATACTTGATAACATCCCTATTGATAAACGAATCCTTAAAGAGTTCCTAAAAGCCGGATATATCGAGAATTATCATCTGTTTCCTACCGAAAAAGGCACACCTCAAGGAGGGCCTATATCTCCAATAATTGGAAATATGTCCTTAAACGGCTTAGAAAACGCCTTAGCGATGAGATTTTACTCCAGATCAGATGGAACAATTGACAAATCTCATCAAAACAGGCGCAAGGTTAATTATGTTCGTTTTGCTGATGACCTTGTGGTAACTGCTGATTCCCCGGAAACGGCTCTTGAAATAATCGACGTCATCCAAGCATTTTTAGATCCTCGTGGACTTAAGCTCAGCGAAGAAAAGACTCTTGTGACCAATATTAGTGAAGGGTTCAATTTCCTCGGATGGAACTTCAGGAAGTATAAAGGAAAACTCCTTCCGAAGCCATCCAAAGACTCTCAAAAGGAAATTATCAAGAAAATCCGTGACGTACTTCACAAAGCAAAAGCATGGGATCAAGACCGATTGATACAAACCCTCAACCCAATCATTAGGGGATGGGCAGAGTATCATAATCACGCAGTTTCTTCTGCTATCTTCAACAAACTTGATGAAATAGTCTATAACATGCTTATCTCCTGGGCTAAAAGAAGACACTCAAATAAAGGCTTCACCTGGATAACGACCAAATACTGGCATAAATCCGGTAAAAGAAAATACGTATTCTGCACAGAACTACAGACGTTGGAAAGATTCTCCAATGCCAAAATTGTTAGGCAAAGATTAGCAAGCCTTAATAAGAATCCATTTATCGACAAAGAATATTTCGAACAATGGAAATTCATGGAGTACCACCGGAAGAAACGCATCACTAACCCCAATTCTGTTCTAAACTGA